One genomic window of Metopolophium dirhodum isolate CAU chromosome 4, ASM1992520v1, whole genome shotgun sequence includes the following:
- the LOC132943176 gene encoding zinc finger BED domain-containing protein 5-like gives MQAFLEENELQAPISIINEIAEHLKQLKNSFNKYFPTDREVFLKDREWVVNPFSVCGKPSSLSSIEYESLIDITSDSTFQSTFSSNSYVEFWLNLKNTSFDNLSQKAITILLPFVTTYLCETGFSAYAATKTKYRNRLNVEPDLRIQLSKIEPDIAKLSKNKQTQNSH, from the coding sequence ATGCAGGCCTTTTTGGAGGAAAACGAATTGCAAGCTCCCATTAGCATTATTAACGAGATTGCTGAACATCTCAAACAACTGAAaaattcatttaataaatattttcctacAGATCGAGAGGTGTTTTTAAAAGACCGTGAATGGGTAGTTAATCCATTTTCAGTCTGTGGAAAACCCTCAAGCTTGTCTTCAATCGAATATGAGAGTTTGATCGATATTACTTCAGATTCAACATTTCAATCCACCTTCAGTAGCAATTCTTATGTTGAATTTTggctaaatttgaaaaatacaagTTTTGATAATTTGAGTCAAAAAGCAATAACAATACTCTTACCTTTTGTTACCACATATTTATGCGAGACAGGATTTTCAGCCTATGCGGCTACTAAAACCAAATACCGGAACCGTCTTAATGTAGAACCTGACCTTCGTATCCAACTGTCAAAAATTGAACCAGATATTGCCAAACTTTCAAAAAATAAGCAGACACAAAACtctcattaa